From a single Lentisphaera profundi genomic region:
- a CDS encoding serine/threonine-protein kinase has protein sequence MSKRKELFSRKLDDFFDEVEATDEVPLLELIPKIKDRYCEFKHLDEGGLKVIQSCRDLRTGRFLAMATLKNSVNDKQKEAFLKEARLTAALQHPNIIPLYDLGLHDQKPWFTMKLISGASLEKLIAQVKVGASQQAHDLNTRLDIFIKVCDAVAYAHSRGVLHLDIKPDNIQISEYGDVLLCDWGLAKVMATECDEELLECYSFNPKDVDLTLDGLVKGTPSYMAPEQTPLLKTKKGIHTDIFSLGCVLYKILTFEKPFTGKDVYAIMQNTVSGHFHRASEINPSIPPSLEAVCIKAMATDPEDRYKSVLNLQKEILNYRNGFATKAENAPLIKIIKLWLIRHKTLSFAAIIIFCISLFTTWLSFNNLNLEKVNAVQNAQKLRLEADKLKLENEFHKKFNKDAAPRFFKSAQIAFNAFNFDDAINFSSSAVELDPSLKQAWALKGQMHLIYEQFGQALDSLEKSQSNSPLHAIAQDFYRIKANDKQALSLEQYLKFYQRSLDENTYKLSAGLSHQKAYAVMDIEKRIALCKAIIILQNKKNLERNFKGNKMQFHYDLKSKYLDLSNNPWMETALILQNFPARSADFSHTGITNFICFKKQELHSLNVSHTPIIELNRLDNPELISLNISHTAISNLHRLRNMSLRILDISHSAVRSTNILKDLTTLEKLSIHQGQFSDAELQKLNPKLEVIIKP, from the coding sequence ATGAGTAAAAGAAAAGAGCTATTCAGCCGAAAACTAGACGATTTTTTTGATGAAGTCGAAGCAACTGACGAAGTCCCCCTGCTCGAATTAATCCCCAAAATCAAAGATCGCTATTGTGAATTCAAACACCTTGATGAAGGTGGCTTAAAAGTCATTCAAAGCTGTAGAGATCTTCGAACAGGGCGTTTCCTTGCCATGGCCACACTAAAAAATAGTGTCAACGATAAACAAAAAGAAGCTTTTTTAAAAGAAGCACGACTCACCGCGGCATTGCAGCACCCCAATATTATTCCACTCTACGACCTGGGCCTCCATGATCAAAAACCATGGTTCACCATGAAGCTTATCTCGGGTGCCTCTTTAGAAAAATTGATCGCACAAGTCAAAGTAGGAGCATCTCAACAAGCCCATGATCTCAACACTCGCTTGGATATTTTTATTAAAGTTTGCGATGCGGTCGCCTACGCTCATTCACGAGGTGTACTGCACCTCGACATCAAACCCGATAACATTCAAATTAGCGAATATGGCGACGTACTTTTGTGTGACTGGGGGCTGGCAAAAGTCATGGCTACTGAATGTGATGAAGAACTCTTAGAGTGCTATTCCTTCAATCCAAAAGATGTTGATTTAACCCTCGATGGCTTAGTCAAGGGAACTCCTAGCTACATGGCCCCTGAACAAACACCCTTATTAAAGACTAAGAAGGGAATTCATACAGATATTTTTTCTTTAGGCTGCGTCTTATACAAAATTTTGACTTTTGAAAAGCCTTTCACCGGCAAAGATGTCTATGCAATTATGCAAAATACCGTGAGTGGCCATTTCCACAGAGCTTCCGAAATCAATCCCTCAATCCCCCCTTCTCTCGAAGCCGTCTGCATAAAAGCCATGGCCACGGATCCAGAAGATCGCTATAAATCGGTCCTGAATCTACAAAAAGAAATTTTAAATTATCGCAATGGCTTTGCTACTAAGGCCGAAAATGCGCCCTTGATTAAAATTATAAAGCTCTGGTTAATACGTCACAAAACTTTGAGTTTTGCCGCAATCATCATCTTCTGCATTAGCCTCTTCACCACTTGGTTGAGTTTTAATAATCTCAATTTAGAAAAAGTTAATGCCGTACAAAATGCCCAAAAATTACGCCTTGAGGCCGATAAACTCAAGCTCGAAAATGAATTTCATAAAAAATTTAATAAGGATGCCGCCCCGCGCTTTTTCAAAAGTGCTCAAATCGCCTTCAATGCTTTTAATTTTGACGATGCCATCAATTTTTCTTCTAGTGCAGTCGAACTCGATCCCAGCCTCAAACAAGCTTGGGCACTCAAAGGACAAATGCATCTCATTTATGAACAGTTTGGCCAAGCACTCGACTCATTAGAGAAGAGTCAATCTAATAGCCCTTTACACGCTATCGCACAAGATTTCTACCGAATTAAAGCGAATGATAAGCAAGCCTTATCGCTCGAACAATATTTGAAATTTTATCAACGCTCCTTGGATGAAAATACCTACAAACTCTCTGCAGGGCTCTCCCATCAAAAGGCTTATGCTGTGATGGATATTGAAAAACGCATCGCCTTGTGCAAAGCCATCATTATTCTCCAAAACAAAAAAAATCTGGAACGCAATTTCAAGGGCAACAAGATGCAGTTTCACTATGATCTCAAAAGCAAGTATTTAGATCTATCCAATAACCCCTGGATGGAGACCGCCCTTATCCTACAGAATTTCCCCGCTCGCAGTGCTGATTTTTCTCATACAGGCATCACAAACTTTATCTGTTTTAAAAAGCAAGAACTCCATTCTTTAAACGTGAGTCATACTCCCATCATTGAACTCAATCGCTTAGATAACCCGGAATTAATTTCTCTGAATATTTCTCACACTGCCATTTCTAATTTACATAGATTAAGGAACATGTCCTTGCGTATTTTAGATATCAGTCATTCCGCGGTAAGGAGCACAAATATCTTAAAAGACCTCACGACTCTCGAAAAACTCTCTATTCATCAAGGACAATTTTCCGACGCTGAACTTCAAAAACTCAATCCAAAACTTGAAGTCATTATCAAACCCTAA
- a CDS encoding amidohydrolase, with translation MIIEGRFCNHDGEFCGQVKVNEQGVIAATGKDLGTADYKFDEKLMIYPGMGDIHIHAREDVSGSQLYKESFKTASDAAIHGGVVHVADMPNNPEAPVDDAKYAKKCELCKDTDVHFTLYAGIGPDTSPLSQKVPYKAFMGPSIGDLFFNSPQELEETIVRYKGCHVSFHCEDPYILETSKNNDTHSDRRPRGAANTATAFALYLIEKYELKGKLCHFSTGDGLELVRAAKARGVTVTVETTPQQLYWDTSSLDENNKPWLQMNPAFRDEIDRKGLLEGLLDGTVDFIATDHAPHRICEKLGRYQPMEIRKKIGNLAALTLDEITELDRICLENFEKMKAEDKEGFASLADIDGVSGTSQLDTYGAFTTWLMKEQGFTSADVAKVTAWNPGQFVNQFDQFIDAPFGKVAEGYVGSFTVIDPNTPWTAKNEEIRSRSSWTPFHNETFPGSVAAVFHKGKQLS, from the coding sequence ATGATTATCGAAGGTAGATTTTGTAACCATGACGGTGAATTTTGTGGTCAGGTAAAAGTGAATGAACAGGGTGTGATTGCAGCTACGGGAAAAGATTTAGGTACGGCTGATTATAAATTTGATGAAAAGCTAATGATCTATCCTGGCATGGGCGATATTCATATCCATGCTCGTGAAGATGTATCAGGCTCTCAGCTCTACAAAGAATCATTTAAAACAGCTTCGGATGCAGCGATTCACGGTGGCGTGGTTCATGTGGCCGATATGCCGAATAATCCTGAAGCACCTGTAGATGATGCGAAGTACGCAAAAAAATGCGAGCTCTGCAAAGATACGGATGTTCATTTCACGCTTTACGCGGGTATTGGTCCCGATACTTCGCCGCTTTCACAAAAAGTTCCTTACAAAGCTTTCATGGGGCCCTCTATTGGTGACCTCTTCTTTAATTCTCCACAAGAATTAGAAGAGACAATTGTGCGTTACAAAGGCTGTCATGTGAGTTTTCATTGTGAAGATCCTTATATTTTGGAGACCTCCAAGAATAATGATACCCATAGTGATCGACGCCCACGTGGAGCGGCGAACACCGCAACTGCGTTTGCTCTTTACCTCATCGAAAAATACGAACTCAAGGGCAAGCTCTGTCATTTCTCTACTGGCGATGGCTTGGAACTCGTTCGCGCAGCCAAGGCTCGCGGAGTGACTGTGACAGTTGAAACAACCCCCCAGCAACTTTATTGGGATACTTCTTCACTCGATGAGAATAATAAGCCTTGGTTACAAATGAACCCAGCTTTCCGTGACGAAATTGATCGCAAAGGACTTCTTGAAGGCTTGCTCGATGGCACAGTTGACTTCATTGCCACGGATCATGCTCCACATAGAATTTGTGAAAAGCTTGGCCGTTACCAACCCATGGAAATCAGAAAAAAGATTGGCAATCTCGCGGCTCTTACTTTAGATGAAATCACCGAACTCGATCGCATTTGTTTAGAAAATTTCGAGAAAATGAAAGCAGAAGACAAAGAAGGCTTTGCATCTTTAGCCGATATAGACGGCGTTTCCGGTACTTCGCAGTTAGATACTTATGGCGCTTTTACAACTTGGTTGATGAAAGAGCAGGGCTTCACTTCTGCGGATGTCGCAAAAGTCACAGCTTGGAATCCAGGCCAATTCGTTAATCAATTCGATCAGTTTATCGATGCACCTTTCGGTAAAGTGGCAGAAGGTTATGTGGGTTCATTCACTGTGATAGACCCCAATACTCCCTGGACAGCAAAAAATGAAGAAATTCGCAGCCGCTCGAGCTGGACTCCTTTTCATAATGAAACTTTCCCCGGTAGCGTAGCTGCAGTCTTCCACAAAGGAAAACAGTTAT
- a CDS encoding RNA polymerase sigma factor, translating to MDKQYNTKQTLLEKLIHSNDEGSWDEFVKHYDGYIYVVIRKFNIDNQTAEDLLQEVLLKIWKSLPKYEYRKNECTFRTWLCLVIKSTVSNHFRKRSTKNQSKTISHDELNDWVSISEPELNKIAELEWKSYISNMAWDNITSEFAPRTIEIFEHSLDEEDNELIAEKFQITEASVRVYKSRVKKVLLREISRLNEELGG from the coding sequence ATGGACAAACAATACAATACCAAACAAACTTTATTAGAGAAACTCATTCATTCTAATGATGAAGGCTCCTGGGACGAATTCGTAAAGCACTACGATGGCTATATTTACGTAGTTATCAGGAAGTTTAATATTGATAATCAAACAGCCGAAGACCTACTACAGGAAGTACTGCTTAAAATATGGAAGTCCTTACCCAAGTATGAGTATCGAAAAAATGAATGTACTTTTAGGACTTGGCTATGCCTCGTAATCAAAAGCACTGTATCCAATCACTTTCGCAAGCGCTCGACAAAAAATCAAAGTAAAACTATCAGTCACGATGAGCTCAATGACTGGGTATCTATTTCAGAACCCGAACTCAATAAAATTGCCGAATTAGAATGGAAAAGTTATATCTCCAACATGGCATGGGATAATATCACAAGTGAATTTGCTCCGCGTACAATAGAAATTTTTGAACACTCATTAGATGAAGAGGATAATGAGCTTATCGCAGAAAAATTCCAAATTACCGAAGCCTCTGTACGAGTTTATAAATCTCGAGTTAAAAAAGTTTTATTGAGAGAGATTTCTCGTCTCAACGAAGAACTCGGCGGATAG
- a CDS encoding putative glycoside hydrolase gives MKFIQMTIFMCLGLFISSCQTNGKPEPLITTNGVVFTPKDFYPKFSWETVPTYMMFADNDRLLKGSEVKKISAETGFICIEKNHGLSTLGDAVLGLKHEGQVFKKEQEGTVVLGYLNGALTYPFTRYTKMLTPEKIEQYPEMKAYLVKDPKTGELARTRGLYGYNVLNPATRKWWSDSAADMVRVSGADGIFIDQMHGFSWLHPSEKRSEVVDGVADMMAQLKAKIGPNKILLANNGAHIEKVFAVSDAFMFEHYKRKVTHSKEQLLRDWALMEKIADAGKICIYRFGASPDKGSPLAEVKNKSTKHDEFAALSKKQIELYLSFYLIGAQPYSYFQWNWGWNLSTGPLEHYPELHKPLGKPLAKYKRTYADKWEFTREFEHASVWVDTDKYEAKITWK, from the coding sequence ATGAAGTTTATACAAATGACAATTTTTATGTGCTTAGGGCTATTTATCAGTTCTTGTCAGACAAATGGAAAACCAGAGCCTTTAATAACGACAAATGGAGTCGTATTTACCCCAAAAGATTTTTATCCAAAGTTCTCGTGGGAGACGGTACCAACTTACATGATGTTTGCGGATAATGATCGACTCTTGAAAGGCTCTGAAGTGAAGAAGATTTCTGCTGAAACAGGTTTTATTTGCATTGAAAAAAATCATGGCTTATCAACTTTGGGTGATGCGGTTTTAGGACTGAAGCACGAAGGTCAAGTATTTAAAAAAGAGCAGGAGGGTACGGTAGTTTTGGGTTATCTAAACGGAGCCTTGACTTACCCTTTTACGCGTTATACAAAAATGCTTACGCCGGAAAAGATTGAGCAATACCCAGAAATGAAGGCTTACTTAGTTAAAGATCCTAAAACGGGTGAACTGGCGAGAACGCGTGGTCTCTATGGCTATAATGTGCTCAATCCAGCTACGCGTAAATGGTGGTCAGATTCAGCTGCAGATATGGTTCGTGTAAGTGGAGCGGATGGTATATTCATCGATCAAATGCATGGTTTCTCCTGGTTGCACCCAAGCGAAAAACGATCTGAAGTAGTTGATGGCGTTGCCGATATGATGGCACAATTAAAAGCGAAAATTGGGCCGAATAAAATCCTCTTAGCTAATAATGGAGCTCATATCGAAAAAGTTTTTGCTGTTTCAGATGCTTTTATGTTTGAGCACTACAAACGCAAGGTGACTCACTCCAAAGAGCAGTTGCTCAGGGATTGGGCGCTGATGGAAAAGATTGCCGATGCCGGGAAAATTTGTATCTATCGTTTTGGCGCATCGCCTGACAAAGGCTCTCCCTTGGCAGAAGTGAAAAATAAAAGTACCAAACACGATGAATTCGCAGCGCTCTCGAAGAAGCAGATTGAGCTGTACTTATCGTTTTATCTCATTGGTGCTCAACCCTACTCATATTTTCAATGGAATTGGGGCTGGAACTTAAGTACCGGTCCCTTAGAACATTACCCAGAACTTCACAAACCCTTAGGAAAACCTTTAGCTAAATATAAACGCACTTACGCAGATAAATGGGAATTCACACGTGAGTTTGAGCATGCGAGTGTTTGGGTGGATACGGATAAATACGAAGCCAAGATTACTTGGAAATAG
- a CDS encoding type II secretion system protein — MKKFTLIELLVVVAIIGILASLLLPSLGKARAKAKMAVCKSNMRQINTWIFMYSDDHDGYYIDYDWGNQISWDDKLSDYDGRNMSDGRKRNGAVPVWYAYNPVIYACPSDELQRKWGASTAVFTRTYVLSERRINGSGNLLGWAPGISGSGLSQKMTNINSPSNTLIMAEVSHSLNLVGHIGLNTVPPGSYGTYAIPHDGLFGANYLMADGSVKKLTYTATRLQSDGTMPSGISGLGSMWDAGE; from the coding sequence ATGAAAAAATTCACGTTGATTGAACTCTTGGTAGTGGTCGCCATTATCGGAATACTCGCTTCTTTGCTGCTGCCAAGTTTAGGCAAAGCAAGAGCAAAAGCCAAGATGGCGGTTTGTAAGAGTAATATGAGGCAGATTAACACATGGATATTCATGTACAGTGATGACCATGATGGCTATTACATCGACTATGACTGGGGTAATCAGATTTCATGGGATGATAAGCTTTCAGATTACGATGGTCGTAATATGTCTGATGGTCGAAAACGTAATGGGGCTGTCCCGGTTTGGTATGCTTATAATCCAGTGATTTACGCATGCCCTAGTGATGAGCTTCAAAGAAAGTGGGGGGCGAGTACAGCTGTTTTTACTAGAACTTATGTTCTCTCAGAGAGAAGGATAAATGGTAGTGGTAATCTATTAGGTTGGGCTCCAGGTATATCTGGAAGTGGTTTGTCACAAAAAATGACAAATATCAATTCCCCATCGAATACTTTAATCATGGCTGAAGTATCACATTCACTCAACCTCGTGGGACATATAGGCCTAAACACAGTCCCTCCAGGTTCCTATGGTACGTATGCCATTCCTCATGATGGTTTATTTGGTGCTAATTACTTAATGGCCGATGGTAGTGTCAAAAAACTCACTTATACAGCGACTCGACTACAAAGTGATGGAACAATGCCTAGTGGAATAAGCGGCTTGGGCAGCATGTGGGATGCGGGAGAATAA